The genome window gcttgtggaaggctacccgaaacgtttgacccaagttaaacaatttaaaggcaatgataccaaatactaattgagtgtatgtaaacttctgacctactgggaatgtgatgaaagaaataaaagctgaaataaatcattcactctactattattatttcacaatcctaaaataaagtggtgatccaaactgacctaagacagggaattcttacttggattaaatgtcaggaattgtgaaaaactgagtttaaatgtatttgactaaggtgtatttaaacttccgacttcaactgtatatgcagtGGCAAGACAAAGTATGTGaatcctttggaattacctggattttcgcataaattggtcatcaaatttgatctgatctgagCCGCAACAATAGACAAGCTGCGAGACCTTCCATGTTTGAGTTCCGTGCACTCTGGCATCGTTTACGAGACACAGCGAGGGTTGTTTGGCGCTCTGTAACACGGCAGGGCCACCAATCACCTGAACTCTTACGGGAATCAGAGCTATGACAACATACACTAGCCTATGCTAAGACACAGCCAAAtaccaaaacaaaaaaaaacacactcaTCGTCTCTATTTTAATGTCGATCTGaagtcaattttttttaaattaacattACCACGCCTCATTACGTGATGATTTGTTTGACTAATGTGTCAATGCCATTTATTTCATTGGTTATGTACTGTACTAACATTCCTCCCTATTGCTGTCCTCCCGTTCGGTTTTTAATCTGTATAAAACGTTTGTGAAAGAAATGCCTTTTTAATAACGAGTGGGTTACTGGCTGCTTTCTACTCTTTGTGTACAAAAGGataaataaaatgtgtatttGTTACACAGAACGTCTGCTTGTGTTGTGTGTATGCCTCAAGCGATGATCCTGAATTGAATTATGAGAATCATCACATGATACTTAATGATCATATCAATGCCAGAGTATCCTTTATTTCTTTTTCTTGTGTTTACGCTTGGACTTGAAAGACGGATTTCCAGTCGAGACCCCAGATTTGGTGTGGCTCGCCCCCTCCGATGGACACGGCTGTTCGTCAGAACTCTTTCCCTCTGATTTACTCCCTTCATTAATTTTGctttcccctgcctctccttTGTGAGGTCTGTTGATCTGTGTGTctaacctcactctctcctcagctACCTCTGAAAGTACCTCTGTGGCCGGTGGGTTAGGGAGGTCAGCGGTGGCTAATGGACTCCTATTGGTCGATTCGGATTGAATGGCTCTGCTTCTTGTACTCTCATTGGTGTCTTtgttccctgtgcttcccttgGTTGCTTCCTGGGCGGCAGTTAAGTGACATTTGCCCTTTTTCACAGCCTTATCCTTCCCTGATCTCTCTGTGGCTACATTATCTCTGCCTTCATCGGTCTGTGCCATATCGGTCTCTTTATCTCCTGCTCTGTTAACTACCCCcgcctgtccatctctctctacctctacactCTCTCTTCTTTTCCCACTATCCTTCTCCACTCCCCCACTACCTCCCTCTTTCTCAGCAATGGCTGCTTTCTCCGCACTCTTcgcactcccctcctctccttttccctctggcttctcctctctcactccatcaCTACCTCCCTCTTTTACAGTCTTCCCTGCTTCCCCTTCTTTCTGAACGCTCCCCTCTACTTTTTTCTCCTCTTGAAACTTCACTGTCTTCTTTACTTTCCTGGCTTTGGCCTTGGCCTTGGTGCCCTCAAGGCCCCACTTTTCCTCTGTAGCTTCCCAGTAGTTCTTCTTGTCGATGATGTGCTTGTTCCGGAGGTTCTCGCCCAGCCTCTTCATCTCCTGATTGACGATGGGCTTGAACCTGGGCTCCAGACGCTCCACCTTCTGGAAGTCATTCCTGGCCTCCTCCTCGTTGCACAGAGCCGAGTGGGCTCTGGCCCGCTGGTACACTGCCTTGAAGTTATCtacagagagataaagggagggagggaggtagaggagggagagaaacagggtACGGTAGATTAATGTATTTgtagagggaaagagatggaagagagacaTAGAAAGAAGTAAGGAGGGAcattgagagaggagaggaagcagggagaacaaaagagagaaatgaattagagagagggagattagaagagacagggagagggagacagagacagtaaaaGATGTGCAGTTAGACAGTTAGTGAGAGGAGATCGACCAAAAACATGGGTAAGAGAAATGGAGAGAACATGAAAAATACAAAGGGAGTGAGAGAAAAGAGAGTTAAGGAGAAGGCTATGATCAGTAGCATATCACATCTACTCTGCGATTAAATAATTCAGGTAAAAAGAAAACAACGAATTTCACTCCTGACTGTTGTGTTAAGAGCACAGTACCAACGAAGAACCACAATAATGGAGAATGATGCAAGTGGGTTTTGAAACTTCTAGAAAAAAGGGAGGGCGAAAGATTGAAAAATCAGGTCGGGGAGCAACACAAGGGCGAGGTCCGCATAAGGACAAGCATTTGTACTACAGATGTCGAGCATTCAACTCCAAAACAgagcccagctagcacataacgttctgagaaccatatgtttcttagagctctCCAactgagagcgtggttgtcctatggttactttgcatacaaccttcccacaactttctgggaatggtgcaggatagttattttcttggtatttcattactttaacagaatatttcctaaaagttcaaacatggttacatttcatttcaataaTGTTCTAgaaacgttctccaactggtttgacattgggaatgttcgcAAATAGTTCCAAGATCattaagaaacaacattcttctgtgggaatttcagtacttcagcataatgattcctcatggttctatttaaagtcatgttctcaaattgttccagaatgttaagaaacaacatTTGTCTGTGGGAATTTCAGCACAACGTTTCTTATAGGTTTCCTCATgcttctatttaaagtcatgttttcATTGTTCCGAGAACGTTAAAACGTTCCATAAAAACCAAAAGAAAATAGTTGTTACGTTCAGAGAACGttataagaatgttatttaaaaacatacacaTTCCGTTTTCAGCTTCAACAAACTCTccatcctctatcttgttaagtatGTTCAGGTGTGCCCACTAGTTGGCCACttctgatcttaatgagtgcttgattcctttgaaatggggtctatTTGAATAGAcgaaaatgaacagctttgtatgcatAAAAAAACATGGCATTTTAGCTCCATtctggtggcgcagtggactaatttCATGGATAGAGAGCAGAAGattataggtttgaatctcactgatgctgtGTTACAATAAAAAATGTGTTTTCCCATGAATAAtgcctatctgtgcttggagatcaaaaaagttaacccaaaataagatagcagtgttattaaaagtcttattgaaacattcagtgaaaattttaaggaagttattaaaaaacctccaaataaccaATAATTTCTGTTCTCAGAGCATTAATAAAACCTCCCTGGGAAACTTTCAAGGAACCAGAGAAAACATTATCAGaatctccctgcaacctaaaaataaacattcccagaacaggtgaaatattcacttctgatctcagaacgtttaaaaaacgTTCCGTTTTACaggtcaggaaacgtatggcttcgttcccacaaccaatgtgaaaccaaaaacatatgttcccacaacttccaaggaatcaaatgtgctagctggggtaAGTATCTTTTTTATTTGAAACATTCTTTctcactgatatgaaagataagttcCATACGTTTCGAAAACCGTTTTGCATGCAATGATTATTGACGTTTCTAAACTTTAAAACAGAGTGGCTTGATTGTAGTTTACATGGTCCCACCTGTAAGCGGTGCTCTGAGAACCCTTGGGATAAGGCAGAAGGCCTTGGGTTCTCGAGAGCAATGGCAGCTGCTTAACCATGAGAATAAGAGATGtagggaagagagatacagagtggGATAAAAATGTATAAAGGGGGTGAGGGGGAAGTGAATGAGAGGGAAAAAAGACATCGAGGAGACAGGTcctgggagaagagagaggaagaccgagagagagggaagaggtaaggAGGTAAgaaacaaagagacagagacaaaggaagagaaaggcagacagagaaaaagaaaggTAGTGTGTGTGAGAACGAACCTCTGTGTTTCTTGAGCAGCTTGGTATTGAGCGCCACCACTTCCTGGTAGTCCCTGAGCTCCAGCAGACACTGGCTGAGGTTGAGAGTGATCGGCACACGCACCTTCTCCAGAGAGTCCCAGTCCTCCCTCCTGTCTTTATAGCACACCTCCTgcacagggagatggagggagaaagagaggagagggatagccAGAGGGAGTGGAGAAAGGGACAGGAAGGGAGAGATCggggaagggagaaagagaggaagggggaaagagagcggtagatggaggggagagagaggaataggaagagaagaagagagatatATGGAGGAAAGTGGGATAGAGGGGAATGACAAAGTAAGAGTTAGAGAAAGAGATGCTTGGGTGAGCGCTGTCACTCTAAGATCTCCGAGGGTCTCGCTCTGTTATTTTTAGCTCCCCTCTTCATGTTCCTGTTCTATTCTGCCAGTGTACCTTCAATCCTATAGCCTTGCTCTTCTCTCTTCAGTGGAGTGGCAACAATGCAAAATGAATAGAGCCTGTGAGAGGCCAAGAACCAATGGCTCTTATGTAACAGGTATCATAGAGGAGTCTTCTTGAGGCGCTTGCCCACCGCTCGAACAATGACCAACAAACTCCAACATTCCAAAGTTGGCAGTTGTATGTTCAAAAGATtatccaaaacacaaacattaccCAACATATGTCATATTGCCTTCATGTATTGTCATTCTTAGCTATTTCATAACAACGTTTTATTTTTAGCCTGTCATTCCAATAAATAATTATTTTATCTCTGTATTATCTGTATCTCTGACGTTCAACAGCTGTGACCGCTAGATTAATTGGTTGTTTCACACTGAATGAAGACCTAACACCGAATGAACACACCCATGAATGAATGAACATTCCACTATTGGAATGAACACACTATTGAAAGAAAACACCATTGAATGAACTGACaactgaacaaaataacacacCATTGAATGAAGCTGCCAATTAATGGACACTAACCTTGTTTTGAATGAAGTCCACGTACTCCAAAGCCTCCTTGAACTTTGTTGTGGCCTCGCTGTATTTCTGTTCTGTAAGCAGGAAGTTACCCTCCTTTTCCAGGAACATGATGTGTCGTAACTTCTGCTGCCAGTCCATCCCCTCTATCACAGACAGAGCACTCTGATTGGTCTCTGGCTGGGTTTCCGGGGTGCTCTCTGTCCTCTTATTGGCTGTTTCATCCTTCATTGTAGCCTGATTGGCAGTTCTATCCTTCACTTTAGCCTTATCCTTCACTGTAACAGTAATGGTTGTTCCATCCTTCTCTATAGCCTTTTTCCACCCTGTCTCATTCTGCTTGTCATCCTTGACATCTTTCACTTCCTCTTTGGAAGAGGCTGAGTTATCTTTGCTTTTCTCCTTATCTTTCACCTTGGTCACTGTGCTCTCACCATCCTTCTCTTTCTTGCCCTCTTCATCTTCcttctcctcatcttcctctttcttcccctctatctcctcttgCTCCAGGCAGTTCCAGaatttctccttctcctcccagtaTTTCTCCTTCAGTCTATCAGCGAGGAACCTCAGCTCTTTGTGCACCAGAGGGGCCAGAGTGATGTCCAGGTTGGCCACCATGTTGAAGTCTCTCTTGGCCTCCTTCTCGTTCCACACTGCAGCATGGGCTTTGGCCCTCTTGTAGTACGCCTTGACACAGTctgtaggagagagggagggaggtggaaagggtggagaaacagagacacagagagagcgataTTCATCAATATTCACTACCATCTCTGACACTAACCGATACACAGTAGCTAAGATTCACAGTTTTACTCATCTAGGGCTGTGCATGCTTGAAAATGACACATCTCCAATCACTGTATTTTCTTATCAGCGGAGAACACGGCATAGAGAGAAAAGATACCCGCTTagggtgtgtgagtgagtgagtgagtgtgtgagtgagtgagtgagtgtgtgagacagtgaatgagtgagtgagtgagtgagtgagtgagtgagtgagtgagtgagtgagtgagtgagtgagtgagtgagtgagtgagtgagtgagtgagagagtgtaaGAGAAAGAATAACATTTCAATAAAAAACGAGAGGCCCCCTgtctcagaacacacacaccacctaatCCTGTTTCTCTGAGGAGCGGAGATGAGTGGGCTGCAGTGACTGCTTTCGATCCCCATTGAtggctttcctctcctcctctcatttcctctccatTTCATCCCCACTCCCCTCAAAATCTTTCATTCTGCCAACATTTAAATTGATTTCTTCATAGCCTCTGGGAATAACCGAGCCGGTGCGCCACGGAGAACCTTCACCGACTCAGAGTCCCTCTCAGAAAGAAGATGTCTCCCAGGTGGAAGGAAGGAGGGACGGAGGAGATGCTAATGAAAGGTTGAATGCAAGGTTGGAAGTGATAGAGACGACAAGATAACAATGACAAGAGTAAAGAGGCTcgggagagagtgagaaggggaaaaggaggggagaagagagtgtAGAATAGGAGAGGGTGAcgaggggtggcgtggtctaaggcactgcatctcagtgcaagaggtgtcactgcagtccctggttcaaatcaagGCTAAATCACATCCGGACGTAattgggagtcccttagggcagcgcacaattggcccagcatcatccgggtttggccggggtaggccgtcattgtaaataacaatgtgttcttaactgacttgcctagttaaataaaggttaaatataataaataaaaataaagcgaagAGAAGGACCGACAGGAGAGCAGAGGAAAGGACAGTGAGGAGATGAGATGCTCTCATCGAATGAGATGAGAggaagtcagtctctctctcactcatataAGGCAGCCATCGCTATAAGTTAAGGCAGA of Salvelinus alpinus chromosome 4, SLU_Salpinus.1, whole genome shotgun sequence contains these proteins:
- the LOC139574229 gene encoding cylicin-1, with the protein product MEETYLLNYPGVKKKILAGGNGPMPHFPPGTKLVFHFQTLLDNFERTVIDDSRKAKAKVPMEIFVGKMFKMEVWETLLTSMRIGEVAEFWCDAVHTGLYPIVSKGMRLIAQGKDPLEGQRHTCGMGNMFHYNTTGWPELDELMRTPQALIFIMELIQVGDPFSYKRESWIMDKDEKMKEVPSLHLQGNALVRQGHFREAAKKYQEAVVLLRIVLSKEMPGDEDYIAVDRLITPLVLNYCQCMLELEEYYEVLEHTSDLIHKHKDCVKAYYKRAKAHAAVWNEKEAKRDFNMVANLDITLAPLVHKELRFLADRLKEKYWEEKEKFWNCLEQEEIEGKKEEDEEKEDEEGKKEKDGESTVTKVKDKEKSKDNSASSKEEVKDVKDDKQNETGWKKAIEKDGTTITVTVKDKAKVKDRTANQATMKDETANKRTESTPETQPETNQSALSVIEGMDWQQKLRHIMFLEKEGNFLLTEQKYSEATTKFKEALEYVDFIQNKEVCYKDRREDWDSLEKVRVPITLNLSQCLLELRDYQEVVALNTKLLKKHRDNFKAVYQRARAHSALCNEEEARNDFQKVERLEPRFKPIVNQEMKRLGENLRNKHIIDKKNYWEATEEKWGLEGTKAKAKARKVKKTVKFQEEKKVEGSVQKEGEAGKTVKEGGSDGVREEKPEGKGEEGSAKSAEKAAIAEKEGGSGGVEKDSGKRRESVEVERDGQAGVVNRAGDKETDMAQTDEGRDNVATERSGKDKAVKKGKCHLTAAQEATKGSTGNKDTNESTRSRAIQSESTNRSPLATADLPNPPATEVLSEVAEERVRLDTQINRPHKGEAGESKINEGSKSEGKSSDEQPCPSEGASHTKSGVSTGNPSFKSKRKHKKKK